One window of Agromyces rhizosphaerae genomic DNA carries:
- a CDS encoding transglutaminaseTgpA domain-containing protein, with the protein MSEAGTMRRPVRWWVFPLLGLAVAAAAVPWWPIHETRHLLVVVAAAALAGFAVAGIGAVRSWPAWAVLLGCFAAYLLLGVPLAVPGAAAGLLPTPAGIVELLAGTAVSWPRLLTIVLPVGTYQALLVPVFVSTLAASAASVSIALRSRRPALAVLPPVAMFLAGILLGPRESAWGIVGGAGMVAACLAWLVAVRRLPESAGSPRRAVSVRRVLGGLAVGIVAVLAGTGAAVVLAPGTEREVVRAYVQQPFDPRETDSPLAGFRAWHRTDRAGDPMLVVRGLPPGERLRLAVLDTWDGIVFSVGGPDGAEASGSFTRLPYRLDQDAPAGGMREVDVRILGYEGVWLPGVGRIESIAFSGERAEPLGATFFYNDATGTAAVTEGLREGDEYVVSAVAVAEADDLEALRPGRAVQPASAPLPDGLDRLLDRYAPASEPPGARLAGVIAGLRADGYVSHGVGDDEPASRSGHSADRLTQLATDRPMLGDAEQYAAAAALLAREIGFPARVVMGFDPGDDAGAADGAVLVTGSDMSAWIEVQDADGTWLAIDPNPEPRPVPEAEPDEPTVVSRPQSVLPPPAERTPVERTVPEPEAADDTSDDGVGPLVEALLAILRVGGWALLGLALLASPFLAVIAAKLRRRRLRRSAAAPEDRVAGGWNEFADAATDHGYAVPASGTRSEQAAAVGGMQALVLASAVERSLFAPGGPDDAQADAVWGVVDEARTRIAARRGRWRRLRAAVSLSSFTREARGRRER; encoded by the coding sequence ATGAGCGAGGCGGGCACGATGCGGCGACCCGTGCGGTGGTGGGTGTTCCCCCTGCTCGGGCTCGCGGTCGCGGCCGCGGCCGTGCCCTGGTGGCCGATCCACGAGACGCGGCACCTGCTCGTCGTCGTCGCGGCCGCGGCCCTCGCGGGCTTCGCGGTCGCGGGCATCGGCGCGGTCCGCTCGTGGCCCGCGTGGGCGGTGCTGCTGGGCTGCTTCGCGGCCTACCTGCTCCTGGGCGTGCCGCTCGCGGTGCCCGGCGCGGCCGCCGGCCTGCTGCCGACGCCCGCGGGGATCGTGGAGCTGCTGGCGGGAACCGCAGTGTCCTGGCCGCGGCTGCTGACGATCGTGCTCCCGGTGGGCACCTACCAGGCGCTCCTGGTGCCGGTGTTCGTGAGCACGCTGGCCGCGTCGGCCGCCTCGGTCAGCATCGCGCTGCGCTCGCGCCGCCCGGCCCTCGCGGTGCTCCCGCCGGTGGCGATGTTCCTCGCCGGCATCCTGCTCGGTCCTCGCGAGTCCGCGTGGGGGATCGTGGGCGGCGCCGGGATGGTCGCCGCCTGCCTCGCCTGGCTGGTCGCCGTGCGGCGCCTGCCCGAGTCCGCGGGCTCGCCGCGGCGCGCGGTCTCCGTGCGCCGCGTGCTGGGCGGCCTCGCGGTCGGCATCGTCGCGGTGCTCGCGGGCACGGGCGCGGCGGTCGTGCTCGCGCCCGGCACCGAGCGCGAGGTCGTGCGCGCCTACGTGCAGCAGCCGTTCGATCCGCGCGAGACCGACAGCCCGCTCGCCGGGTTCCGTGCCTGGCACCGGACCGATCGGGCGGGGGACCCCATGCTCGTGGTGCGCGGCCTGCCGCCGGGGGAGCGGCTGCGGCTCGCCGTGCTCGACACCTGGGACGGCATCGTCTTCTCGGTCGGGGGACCCGACGGTGCCGAGGCGTCCGGTTCGTTCACCCGCCTGCCGTACCGGCTCGACCAGGACGCGCCCGCCGGCGGCATGCGCGAGGTCGACGTGCGCATCCTCGGGTACGAGGGCGTCTGGCTGCCCGGCGTCGGCCGCATCGAGTCCATCGCATTCTCCGGCGAGCGGGCGGAGCCGCTCGGCGCGACGTTCTTCTACAACGACGCCACCGGCACGGCCGCGGTCACCGAGGGGTTGCGCGAGGGCGACGAGTACGTGGTCTCCGCGGTCGCCGTCGCCGAAGCCGACGACCTCGAGGCCCTCCGGCCCGGGCGCGCGGTGCAACCCGCGAGCGCGCCCCTGCCCGACGGCCTCGATCGCCTCCTCGACCGCTACGCGCCCGCCTCGGAGCCGCCGGGCGCCCGGCTCGCGGGCGTGATCGCGGGACTGCGCGCCGACGGCTACGTGAGCCACGGCGTGGGCGACGACGAGCCCGCGAGCCGGTCGGGCCACTCGGCCGACCGGCTCACCCAGCTCGCGACCGACCGCCCGATGCTCGGCGACGCGGAGCAGTACGCGGCCGCGGCCGCGTTGCTCGCCCGCGAGATCGGCTTCCCCGCACGCGTGGTGATGGGCTTCGACCCGGGTGACGACGCCGGCGCCGCGGACGGTGCGGTGCTCGTCACCGGCAGCGACATGTCGGCCTGGATCGAGGTGCAGGACGCGGACGGCACCTGGCTCGCGATCGACCCGAACCCCGAGCCGCGCCCGGTACCGGAGGCCGAGCCCGACGAGCCGACCGTGGTCTCCAGACCCCAGTCGGTGCTGCCGCCGCCGGCCGAGCGCACCCCGGTGGAGCGCACGGTGCCCGAGCCCGAGGCGGCCGACGACACCTCCGACGACGGCGTCGGGCCGCTGGTCGAGGCGCTGCTCGCGATCCTGCGCGTCGGGGGCTGGGCGCTGCTCGGGCTCGCGCTGCTCGCGAGCCCGTTCCTGGCGGTGATCGCGGCGAAGCTGCGGCGGCGGAGGCTCCGGCGCTCGGCGGCGGCGCCCGAGGACCGGGTCGCGGGCGGGTGGAACGAGTTCGCCGACGCCGCGACCGACCACGGGTACGCCGTGCCGGCCTCCGGCACGCGCTCCGAGCAGGCCGCGGCCGTGGGTGGCATGCAGGCGCTCGTGCTCGCCTCGGCCGTCGAACGGTCGCTGTTCGCACCCGGCGGGCCCGACGACGCGCAGGCCGACGCCGTCTGGGGCGTGGTCGACGAGGCGCGGACCCGGATCGCCGCGCGACGGGGCAGGTGGCGGCGGTTGCGCGCGGCCGTCTCGCTGTCGAGCTTCACCCGGGAGGCCCGCGGCCGGCGCGAGCGGTGA
- a CDS encoding DUF58 domain-containing protein: MTIDRAQADEARGRDGALAEAVGAVVGAGQAAGSGLARAAAAVRQVVTPTGWWVAGIAAAGLVAGYLFGWLEAVVIGWALAVALAAACLYLVGRSAFVVGLELPEPRVVVGDPAEAAVVVTNIGRRRAVGVGVEVRVGGGTTALAVANLSAGVAERRPIEIPTGRRGIVDIGPVRTVRADPVGLVRREVVWAEQSRLYVHPRTIPIPAVSTGFVRDLEGSPTRDLTASDVAFHALREYVPGDDRRHIHWRSSAKTGTFMVRQFEETRRSHMMILLDAEPAHYADPDEFELAVGAVGSLGVRAIRDARGASVIVPSSVPTTARAGMRGLLDLATISRDRLLDALCGVEQDPRAPQLVDAMRMTAESVLGISLAFVVTGSLTGVARLRAAAAQARPGVEVVGVVCAAGAAPASRRVGGMQVLTIGQLDDLRAILARSAAA; the protein is encoded by the coding sequence GTGACGATCGACCGGGCCCAGGCGGACGAGGCCCGCGGTCGCGACGGCGCGCTCGCCGAGGCCGTCGGCGCGGTCGTCGGCGCCGGCCAGGCCGCCGGGTCGGGCCTCGCGCGCGCGGCCGCCGCCGTGCGCCAGGTCGTGACGCCGACCGGCTGGTGGGTCGCCGGCATCGCGGCCGCGGGCCTCGTCGCCGGGTACCTGTTCGGCTGGCTGGAGGCGGTCGTCATCGGCTGGGCGCTCGCGGTCGCGCTGGCCGCCGCCTGCCTCTACCTGGTCGGGCGCAGCGCGTTCGTCGTCGGGCTCGAGCTCCCCGAACCGCGGGTCGTCGTGGGCGACCCCGCCGAGGCGGCGGTGGTCGTGACGAACATCGGCCGCCGGCGCGCGGTCGGCGTGGGGGTCGAGGTCCGGGTGGGCGGCGGCACGACGGCCCTCGCGGTCGCGAACCTCAGCGCGGGCGTCGCCGAGCGGCGGCCGATCGAGATCCCGACCGGACGGCGCGGCATCGTGGATATCGGGCCCGTGCGCACGGTGCGGGCCGACCCCGTCGGCCTGGTGCGGCGCGAGGTCGTCTGGGCCGAGCAGTCGCGGCTCTACGTGCACCCGAGGACGATCCCGATCCCCGCGGTGAGCACGGGCTTCGTGCGCGACCTGGAGGGCTCGCCGACGCGCGACCTCACCGCGAGCGACGTCGCGTTCCACGCCCTTCGCGAGTACGTCCCCGGTGACGACCGGCGGCACATCCACTGGCGCAGCTCGGCGAAGACGGGCACCTTCATGGTGCGCCAGTTCGAGGAGACCCGTCGCAGCCACATGATGATCCTGCTCGACGCCGAGCCGGCGCACTACGCCGACCCCGACGAGTTCGAGCTCGCGGTGGGCGCCGTGGGCTCGCTCGGCGTGCGCGCGATCCGCGACGCCCGCGGCGCGTCGGTGATCGTGCCGAGCTCTGTGCCGACGACCGCGCGCGCCGGGATGCGCGGCCTGCTCGACCTCGCGACGATCTCGCGCGACCGCCTGCTCGACGCGCTCTGCGGGGTCGAGCAGGATCCGCGCGCACCCCAGCTGGTGGATGCGATGCGGATGACCGCCGAGTCCGTGCTCGGCATCTCGCTGGCGTTCGTCGTGACCGGCTCGCTCACGGGCGTGGCGCGGCTGCGGGCCGCCGCGGCGCAGGCGCGACCGGGCGTCGAGGTGGTCGGCGTCGTCTGCGCCGCGGGCGCCGCGCCGGCGTCGCGTCGCGTCGGCGGGATGCAGGTGCTCACGATCGGGCAGCTCGACGACCTGCGCGCGATCCTGGCCCGGTCGGCGGCGGCATGA
- a CDS encoding AAA family ATPase — MTMTPEQATEFADTFDRLVGGVEQVLLGKSHVIRLAFTALLTEGHLLLEDVPGTGKTSLARAMAQSVAGTSNRVQFTPDLLPGDITGMSVYDQRSGAFEFHGGPVFANIVLADEINRASPKTQSALLEVMEERQVTVDGVTHPVSAPFMVIATQNPIEQAGTYRLPEAQLDRFLLRTSIGYPDHASTIRILEGADHRAHEQAVHGIVRADEVVELAAQARQVYVDSTIHDYVSRLVDATRSAVEVRLGASVRGALGLIRAAKTHAASRGRHFVVPDDVKALAEPVLAHRLILEAEAEFDGVNASSVVAQVLLETAPPNARQAV, encoded by the coding sequence ATGACGATGACACCCGAGCAGGCGACGGAGTTCGCCGACACCTTCGACCGGCTGGTCGGCGGCGTGGAGCAGGTGCTCCTCGGCAAGAGCCACGTGATCCGGCTGGCCTTCACGGCGCTGCTCACGGAGGGGCACCTGCTGCTGGAGGACGTGCCGGGCACCGGCAAGACCTCTCTCGCGCGCGCCATGGCGCAGTCGGTCGCCGGCACCAGCAACCGGGTGCAGTTCACGCCCGACCTGCTGCCCGGCGACATCACCGGCATGAGCGTCTACGACCAGCGCTCCGGCGCGTTCGAGTTCCACGGGGGGCCCGTCTTCGCGAACATCGTGCTCGCCGACGAGATCAACCGCGCCAGCCCGAAGACCCAGTCGGCGCTGCTGGAGGTCATGGAGGAGCGTCAGGTCACCGTCGACGGCGTCACCCATCCGGTCTCCGCGCCGTTCATGGTGATCGCGACCCAGAACCCGATCGAGCAGGCCGGCACCTACCGGCTGCCCGAGGCGCAGCTCGACCGGTTCCTGCTGCGCACCTCGATCGGGTACCCCGACCACGCGTCGACGATCCGGATCCTCGAGGGCGCCGACCACCGCGCGCACGAGCAGGCCGTGCACGGCATCGTGCGGGCCGACGAGGTCGTGGAGCTCGCCGCGCAGGCGCGGCAGGTCTACGTCGACTCCACGATCCACGACTACGTGTCCCGCCTGGTCGACGCCACGCGCTCCGCGGTCGAGGTGCGGCTCGGCGCGAGCGTGCGCGGGGCCCTCGGGCTGATCCGCGCCGCGAAGACGCACGCGGCGAGCCGCGGCCGGCACTTCGTCGTGCCCGACGACGTCAAGGCGCTCGCCGAACCCGTGCTCGCGCACCGCCTCATCCTCGAGGCCGAGGCCGAGTTCGACGGCGTGAACGCGTCGAGCGTCGTGGCGCAGGTGCTGCTCGAGACGGCGCCGCCGAACGCGAGGCAGGCGGTGTGA
- a CDS encoding Ig-like domain-containing protein: MIVEWLRAHRSGVLTAAATTMTAALIAGVAIASGGYTSQRVDLGDASVWVANGGIESVGRLNTAVRELDTAVETGVAAPVLVQRGATVLVVDPERANLDVLDPATATISESVAIPPVRPAVALAGDRVVIASDGDVWSTPIDDFAEFDSQRDPDLTFGAGTVTAADEDGTMVAFTPSTARVSRFDAADGTAVERTWQVGGEIAADAEWSITTVGGRWALLDATAEVLHLEGGSVELGDLVGPGGGVVLQEPATDGDAVLVAHRSGLLAVPFDAGTPEVLAGDRFGVPAAPVVADDCAYAAWADASGWSSCDTADAILEGGATGELAFRSNGSALVLNDAASGRSWSVRDGWALVDDWDALLRVETDERVVEQNDPSSPPTLERVQVPPVAVDDEFGARPQRTTILPVLLNDYDANGDVLAISSVGTAPEGVEVDLVSNDQQLQVTLPAGATGTVALDYTIDDGRGGSASAVVRIVARADDENGPPVQARGASAVVEAGGRVSTDVLADWYDPDGDPFYLADAAAGPPDTATYTAGGEVVFTERGGRGPLRTVALSVSDGRAIGAGTLQVAVRAAGSVPLVAEPFAVLASAGEERTISPLQHVSGGSGTPRLTAVPAKPDVVLVPDFDQGTFRFTSDAVGTHYLEYTVTDGDQTAVGVVRVDVAAPPDADTTPVTVPHTAFLRVRQTVDVDVLATDIDPTGGVLVITGADDTADERGMRVEVIEHRVLRVTLNDPLVDGAAEFEYTVSNGRAEATGTVRVVEIPALERVQAPVAADDTASVRVGDVIDIPVLANDRHPDDEPISLAPDLVEPPAEADGLLFASGDVLRFLAPSRPGIVSAVYRVEGPDGQFATATVRISVNDVDADDNSAPVPRVVTSRVLAGETVRIRIPLLGIDPDGDSVQLIGQETPPERGIVVRTGVDWIEYEAGEYSAGTDVFRYAVVDALGARATGTVRVGIAPRLDGVRAPVAVEDEVHARPGGEVAVRVLDNDSDPDGGPLTIVAVEPVEGSAEASVDGDLVRIAVPRVEGRSSFIYTIRNEGQATASAFLVVDVSAEAPLARPEAGDTVLSLSDILDRSWVDVDVRENVFFADGPAERLGVELVPGWESGAVVRGDGTIRVTLADERQVIPFRVVHPDDPELDAYAFVRVPGYEDALPQLRLDAPPIIVQSEQEVLIEINEHVVAVGGRPVRITDEATVRASNGDGGELVVDADTLRFRSADEYFGPASVSFVVTDGASADDPDARTATIVLPITVLPRENQPPSFTGGLIEFEPGQQREIDLLKLTSYPYPADLDELAFRLVQPLPDGFDLSLDGTVLRVTTAAGTLAGTRAAVTVAVQDDSGDGRAGRIELRVVPSTRPLAVPAPDSAVARRGSTTTVDVLANDAATNPFPDVPLRVVRVRGADDASLPSGVHVVPSADRTSLRVTVDEGAEPVNSTIQYQVADATGDAGRYAWGVVTISVQDRPEPVAEVRATGFGDRSISIDFSPGPANNSPITAYEVTLRAPGSGEVLAVHSCPATDCTVPTLGNGRANQVAVEVRARNGIGLSDAARPPETIWSDVVPGAPADLRAAPLDGGLRVTWTPVVPAGGGTPVTRYVVIVAGQIGEVSAASICSATACVLDRTGLVNGSSVPVAISPRNDAYPALSTWREASVTGTPFGAPRAGTADAIGDASAGAVTVTWSAFDPNGDAIRGYFVQRLAVGSRTLPTGPQACSVSTPAPGTVSPPTNGAGVEETRTLGPDARSARFEGLSAENTEYAFVVWGYNRAGCASSAVLVVTPRPFDRVIDEVRGEMRWTGDGLAWDYRVTSVTPRASRYEIVAVDAAGVQLAGTVQSFGGTGWPREILGRPFGEAVRFQLRACAPWGSCGPWSPVQPADPEPSLDFALPSLRWDAPASRWTWTNPPDNGALEATFRCGTGPGPGSPAGAETSCVVGGGGPGGTAWLDVTVGGITKRYESD; the protein is encoded by the coding sequence GTGATCGTCGAGTGGCTGCGCGCGCACCGGTCCGGCGTGCTCACCGCCGCGGCCACGACGATGACGGCCGCCCTCATCGCCGGCGTCGCGATCGCCAGCGGCGGCTACACCTCGCAGCGCGTCGACCTCGGCGACGCGTCCGTGTGGGTCGCGAACGGCGGCATCGAGTCGGTCGGGCGCCTGAACACCGCCGTGCGCGAGCTCGACACCGCGGTCGAGACCGGAGTGGCCGCGCCCGTGCTGGTGCAGCGCGGCGCGACCGTGCTCGTGGTCGACCCCGAGCGCGCGAACCTCGATGTCCTCGACCCCGCGACCGCCACGATCTCGGAGTCCGTCGCGATCCCGCCCGTGCGGCCCGCGGTCGCGCTCGCGGGCGATCGCGTCGTGATCGCCTCCGACGGCGACGTGTGGTCGACCCCCATCGACGACTTCGCGGAGTTCGACAGCCAGCGCGACCCGGACCTGACCTTCGGGGCGGGCACCGTCACCGCGGCCGACGAGGACGGGACCATGGTCGCGTTCACGCCCTCCACCGCGCGGGTCTCCCGGTTCGACGCCGCGGACGGCACCGCCGTCGAGCGCACCTGGCAGGTCGGCGGCGAGATCGCGGCCGACGCCGAGTGGTCGATCACCACGGTCGGCGGCCGCTGGGCGCTGCTCGACGCCACCGCCGAGGTGCTGCACCTCGAGGGCGGCAGCGTCGAGCTGGGCGACCTGGTGGGGCCCGGCGGCGGCGTCGTGCTGCAGGAGCCCGCGACGGACGGCGACGCGGTGCTCGTCGCGCACCGGAGCGGCCTGCTCGCGGTGCCGTTCGACGCCGGGACGCCCGAGGTGCTCGCGGGCGATCGGTTCGGGGTGCCCGCCGCGCCGGTGGTCGCCGACGACTGCGCCTATGCGGCATGGGCGGATGCCTCGGGATGGAGCTCGTGCGACACCGCCGACGCGATCCTCGAGGGCGGCGCGACGGGCGAGCTCGCCTTCCGCAGCAACGGGTCCGCCCTCGTGCTGAACGACGCGGCGTCCGGCCGCTCCTGGTCGGTGCGCGACGGCTGGGCCCTGGTCGACGACTGGGACGCGCTGCTGCGGGTGGAGACCGACGAGCGCGTCGTCGAGCAGAACGACCCGTCGAGCCCGCCGACCCTCGAGCGCGTGCAGGTCCCGCCCGTGGCCGTGGACGACGAGTTCGGCGCCCGGCCGCAGCGCACGACGATCCTGCCCGTGCTGCTCAACGACTACGACGCGAACGGCGACGTGCTCGCGATCTCGTCCGTCGGCACGGCGCCGGAGGGCGTCGAGGTCGACCTGGTGAGCAACGACCAGCAGCTGCAGGTCACGCTGCCGGCGGGGGCGACGGGCACGGTCGCGCTCGACTACACCATCGACGACGGACGCGGGGGCAGCGCCTCCGCGGTCGTGCGCATCGTCGCGCGCGCCGACGACGAGAACGGGCCCCCGGTGCAGGCGCGCGGCGCGTCGGCGGTGGTCGAGGCCGGCGGCCGGGTCTCCACCGACGTGCTGGCGGACTGGTACGACCCCGACGGCGACCCGTTCTACCTCGCCGACGCCGCCGCCGGGCCGCCAGACACCGCGACGTACACGGCCGGCGGCGAGGTCGTCTTCACCGAGCGGGGCGGCCGCGGCCCGCTGCGCACCGTCGCGCTCTCGGTCTCCGACGGACGGGCGATCGGCGCGGGCACGCTCCAGGTCGCCGTGCGGGCGGCGGGGTCGGTGCCGCTCGTCGCCGAGCCGTTCGCGGTGCTCGCCTCGGCGGGCGAGGAGCGCACGATCTCGCCGCTGCAGCACGTGAGCGGCGGCAGCGGCACGCCGCGCCTCACCGCCGTGCCGGCGAAGCCCGACGTCGTGCTCGTGCCGGACTTCGACCAGGGCACCTTCCGATTCACCAGCGACGCGGTGGGCACCCACTACCTCGAGTACACCGTGACCGACGGCGACCAGACCGCGGTCGGCGTGGTGCGGGTCGACGTGGCCGCGCCGCCGGACGCCGACACCACGCCGGTGACCGTGCCGCACACCGCGTTCCTGCGGGTGCGGCAGACCGTGGACGTCGACGTCCTCGCGACCGACATCGACCCGACCGGCGGCGTGCTGGTGATCACGGGCGCCGACGACACCGCGGACGAACGGGGCATGCGCGTCGAGGTGATCGAGCATCGCGTGCTGCGGGTCACGCTCAACGATCCGCTCGTCGACGGCGCCGCGGAGTTCGAGTACACCGTGAGCAACGGCCGGGCCGAGGCCACCGGCACCGTCCGGGTCGTCGAGATCCCGGCGCTCGAGCGCGTCCAGGCGCCGGTCGCGGCCGACGACACGGCCTCCGTGCGCGTGGGCGACGTCATCGACATCCCGGTGCTCGCGAACGACCGGCACCCGGACGACGAGCCGATCTCGCTCGCGCCCGACCTCGTCGAGCCCCCCGCGGAGGCGGACGGGCTGCTGTTCGCCTCCGGGGACGTGCTGCGATTCCTCGCGCCGTCCCGCCCGGGCATCGTGAGCGCGGTCTACCGGGTCGAGGGGCCGGACGGCCAGTTCGCCACGGCGACCGTGCGGATCTCGGTGAACGACGTCGACGCCGACGACAACTCCGCGCCGGTGCCGCGGGTGGTCACGTCGCGCGTGCTCGCCGGCGAGACCGTCCGCATCCGCATCCCCCTGCTCGGGATCGACCCCGACGGCGACTCCGTGCAGCTGATCGGCCAGGAGACGCCGCCCGAGCGCGGCATCGTCGTGCGCACGGGCGTCGACTGGATCGAGTACGAGGCCGGCGAGTACTCCGCGGGCACCGACGTCTTCCGGTACGCGGTCGTCGACGCGCTCGGCGCACGGGCGACTGGGACCGTGCGCGTCGGCATCGCGCCGCGGCTCGACGGCGTGCGCGCGCCGGTCGCGGTCGAGGACGAGGTGCACGCGCGCCCGGGCGGCGAGGTCGCCGTGCGCGTGCTCGACAACGACTCCGACCCCGACGGGGGGCCGCTCACGATCGTCGCGGTCGAACCGGTGGAGGGATCCGCCGAGGCATCCGTCGACGGCGACCTGGTGCGGATCGCCGTGCCGCGCGTCGAGGGGCGCAGCAGCTTCATCTACACGATCCGCAACGAGGGCCAGGCGACGGCGTCGGCGTTCCTCGTGGTCGACGTGAGCGCCGAGGCGCCGCTCGCGAGACCCGAGGCGGGGGACACCGTGCTCTCGCTGTCGGACATCCTCGACCGGTCCTGGGTCGACGTCGACGTGCGTGAGAACGTGTTCTTCGCCGACGGCCCCGCCGAGCGCCTCGGCGTGGAGCTCGTGCCCGGCTGGGAGTCGGGCGCGGTCGTGCGCGGCGACGGCACGATCCGCGTGACGCTCGCCGACGAGCGGCAGGTGATCCCGTTCCGGGTGGTGCACCCCGACGATCCCGAGCTCGACGCCTACGCGTTCGTCCGGGTCCCCGGCTACGAGGACGCCCTGCCCCAGCTGCGGCTCGACGCCCCGCCGATCATCGTGCAGAGCGAGCAGGAGGTGCTGATCGAGATCAACGAGCACGTCGTCGCGGTCGGTGGCCGCCCAGTGCGGATCACCGACGAGGCGACGGTGCGGGCCTCGAACGGCGACGGCGGCGAGCTCGTGGTCGACGCCGACACCCTGCGCTTCCGGAGCGCCGACGAGTACTTCGGGCCGGCCTCGGTGTCGTTCGTCGTCACCGACGGCGCATCCGCCGACGACCCGGACGCCCGCACCGCGACCATCGTGCTGCCGATCACGGTGCTGCCGCGCGAGAACCAGCCGCCCTCGTTCACGGGCGGGCTCATCGAGTTCGAGCCCGGCCAGCAGCGCGAGATCGACCTGCTGAAGCTCACCAGCTACCCCTACCCGGCCGACCTCGACGAGCTCGCGTTCCGGCTCGTGCAACCGCTGCCCGACGGGTTCGACCTGTCGCTCGACGGCACCGTGCTCCGGGTCACGACGGCCGCCGGCACGCTCGCGGGCACCCGCGCGGCGGTGACCGTCGCGGTGCAGGACGACTCCGGCGACGGGCGGGCCGGCCGCATCGAGCTGCGGGTCGTGCCGTCGACCCGGCCGCTCGCGGTGCCGGCGCCCGACAGCGCGGTCGCGCGACGCGGCTCGACGACCACGGTCGACGTGCTCGCCAACGACGCGGCGACCAACCCGTTCCCCGACGTCCCGCTGCGGGTGGTCCGCGTGCGCGGCGCCGACGACGCGAGCCTGCCGAGCGGCGTGCACGTGGTGCCGAGCGCGGACCGCACCTCGCTTCGGGTCACGGTCGACGAGGGCGCCGAGCCGGTGAACAGCACGATCCAGTACCAGGTGGCGGATGCCACGGGCGATGCCGGTCGCTACGCCTGGGGCGTCGTGACGATCTCCGTGCAGGACCGTCCCGAGCCCGTCGCCGAGGTCCGAGCGACCGGGTTCGGCGACCGGTCGATCAGCATCGACTTCTCGCCCGGGCCGGCCAACAACTCGCCGATCACGGCGTACGAGGTCACCCTGCGCGCCCCGGGCAGCGGCGAGGTGCTCGCGGTGCACTCGTGCCCGGCGACCGACTGCACCGTGCCCACGCTCGGCAACGGACGGGCCAACCAGGTCGCGGTCGAGGTGCGCGCACGCAACGGCATCGGGCTCTCCGACGCCGCCCGGCCGCCGGAGACGATCTGGTCCGACGTCGTGCCGGGCGCGCCCGCCGACCTCCGCGCGGCACCGCTCGACGGCGGGCTGCGCGTCACCTGGACCCCGGTCGTGCCCGCGGGCGGCGGCACCCCGGTGACCCGCTACGTGGTCATCGTCGCCGGCCAGATCGGCGAGGTGTCGGCCGCCTCGATCTGCTCGGCCACCGCGTGCGTGCTCGACCGGACCGGACTCGTCAACGGCAGCTCCGTGCCGGTCGCGATCAGCCCGCGCAACGACGCCTACCCGGCGCTGTCGACCTGGCGCGAGGCATCCGTCACCGGCACGCCGTTCGGGGCGCCCCGGGCGGGCACGGCGGACGCGATCGGCGATGCGTCGGCGGGTGCGGTCACGGTCACGTGGAGCGCGTTCGACCCGAACGGCGATGCGATCCGCGGCTACTTCGTGCAGCGCCTCGCGGTCGGCAGCCGCACCCTCCCGACCGGGCCCCAGGCCTGCTCGGTGAGCACTCCGGCGCCCGGCACGGTCTCCCCGCCCACGAACGGTGCGGGCGTCGAGGAGACGCGGACGCTGGGGCCCGACGCGCGGTCGGCGCGATTCGAGGGGCTCTCGGCCGAGAACACCGAGTACGCGTTCGTCGTCTGGGGCTACAACCGTGCGGGCTGCGCGTCGAGCGCCGTGCTCGTCGTCACGCCGCGACCCTTCGACCGGGTCATCGACGAGGTGCGCGGCGAGATGCGCTGGACCGGCGACGGACTCGCCTGGGACTACCGGGTCACGTCGGTCACCCCGCGTGCGAGCCGGTACGAGATCGTCGCGGTCGACGCCGCGGGGGTGCAGCTGGCCGGCACGGTCCAGTCGTTCGGCGGAACCGGCTGGCCGCGGGAGATCCTCGGGCGGCCGTTCGGCGAGGCCGTGCGGTTCCAGCTGCGGGCGTGTGCGCCGTGGGGCAGCTGCGGGCCGTGGAGCCCCGTGCAGCCGGCGGACCCGGAGCCCTCCCTCGACTTCGCGCTGCCCAGCCTGCGGTGGGACGCCCCGGCGTCGCGCTGGACCTGGACGAACCCGCCGGACAACGGTGCGCTCGAGGCGACCTTCCGCTGCGGGACGGGGCCCGGGCCGGGGTCCCCCGCCGGGGCCGAGACCAGCTGCGTCGTCGGCGGCGGCGGGCCCGGCGGCACCGCGTGGCTCGACGTCACGGTGGGCGGGATCACGAAACGATACGAGAGCGACTGA